A DNA window from Sporosarcina sp. ANT_H38 contains the following coding sequences:
- a CDS encoding EAL domain-containing protein: protein MMLLEINNLLPISSVLEEKFSISILDRNGIFTHVNRKFCDLSKYSENELIGESYEKVCMEWTLETANQGMIRDLIKGKVSHQIVKLVSKDGLPYWVQATILPVLNEDRKITQFISFDFDITQKVLTEKKYKNTLEDFRTIENALNQSSIVAITNSRGIITYVNEKFCELSKYSADELIGKSHRVVNSGYHPKSFFKEMWRTIERGGIWKGDVKNRAKDGVEYWVNTTIVPYLDDKGDPYQYIVIRTDITDRKEAEEALQIALKNDFSQTVRNLQNAVFKYRNDDNGEIVFTLIEGKLTEKLGITTENISKKALAYPFSEEEIKQFNFFLKEGLQGKEIHFELNLFQYAFIVYISPIFENNEVIEVVGTVSDISERKEAEKLVEHMAYYDYLTALPNRRFFQQKVNETIKQSQVEDATFGIMFIDLDCFKQVNDKMGHAIGDQLLITVGERLKNCSPKVDIVARHGGDEFVILLHSAQPSELEAVATKIIGELSQPFVFGELDVFTSSSIGISRFPEDGYDYDTLIRNADSAMYSAKENGKNTYCLFDKEVKNNICDHKTLVLGLQEALQKDQFVLHYQPQMNLKTGKLIGVEALIRWQHPSEGIISPLHFIPTAEETGLIVQIGKWVLETACAQAKEWQNDSYSPVRMNVNVSFLQFIHPSFVAQVSETLTKTGLKPEYLNLEITESATIDVNHSQVILQQLREMGINISIDDFGTGYSSLSYLNKFPITHLKIDQVFVQELNTSTSNRAIVKTIVDLAKSLDLNIIAEGVETVEQELFLQELHCDEVQGYFYSKPLPNDKVQLLLKKLSIPSTSGAGFDRGNLYN, encoded by the coding sequence ATGATGCTTCTGGAAATCAATAATTTATTGCCTATTTCCAGTGTATTGGAAGAGAAATTTTCTATATCAATTTTAGATCGTAACGGGATCTTCACACACGTGAATCGGAAATTTTGCGACCTCTCAAAGTATAGTGAAAATGAATTGATTGGAGAAAGTTACGAAAAAGTGTGTATGGAATGGACGCTGGAAACCGCCAATCAGGGAATGATAAGGGATTTAATTAAAGGTAAAGTAAGTCATCAGATAGTCAAACTTGTTTCTAAAGATGGTTTACCTTATTGGGTGCAAGCAACAATTTTGCCTGTTCTCAACGAAGATCGCAAAATCACCCAATTTATTTCTTTTGATTTCGATATCACACAAAAAGTACTTACCGAAAAAAAATATAAAAATACACTCGAGGACTTTCGTACAATTGAAAATGCTCTCAATCAATCCTCTATTGTCGCAATTACTAATAGCAGAGGAATTATTACTTATGTGAATGAAAAGTTTTGTGAACTATCAAAGTACTCAGCTGATGAATTGATTGGAAAATCACATCGGGTTGTAAACTCGGGCTATCATCCAAAAAGCTTTTTCAAAGAAATGTGGCGTACGATTGAGAGAGGCGGTATTTGGAAAGGCGATGTGAAAAATCGAGCGAAAGATGGCGTAGAATATTGGGTGAACACGACGATTGTTCCTTATTTAGATGATAAAGGGGATCCTTACCAATATATCGTAATTCGAACAGACATTACAGATAGAAAAGAAGCAGAAGAGGCGCTACAAATTGCTCTGAAAAATGACTTTTCTCAGACAGTGAGAAATCTTCAAAACGCGGTTTTTAAATATAGGAATGATGATAATGGGGAAATAGTTTTTACGCTTATTGAGGGAAAGCTTACTGAAAAACTTGGCATTACAACTGAGAATATATCCAAGAAAGCGCTGGCATATCCTTTTTCAGAAGAGGAAATCAAGCAATTTAACTTTTTTTTGAAAGAAGGCTTACAAGGGAAAGAGATTCACTTTGAATTAAATTTGTTTCAATATGCATTTATTGTATACATATCACCGATTTTTGAAAACAACGAAGTTATTGAGGTTGTTGGTACCGTCTCAGATATTTCCGAACGAAAAGAAGCGGAAAAGCTCGTTGAACATATGGCTTATTATGACTATTTAACAGCGCTTCCAAACAGACGATTTTTCCAACAAAAAGTGAACGAAACAATTAAACAATCTCAAGTAGAAGATGCAACATTTGGAATCATGTTTATTGATCTTGATTGTTTTAAACAGGTCAACGATAAGATGGGGCATGCAATTGGTGACCAACTACTAATAACTGTTGGCGAACGACTTAAAAATTGTAGTCCTAAAGTTGATATCGTTGCACGCCACGGCGGTGATGAGTTTGTCATTTTACTTCATTCAGCGCAGCCTTCAGAGTTGGAAGCGGTGGCGACGAAGATTATTGGAGAGTTGTCCCAACCGTTCGTTTTTGGGGAGCTTGACGTGTTCACTAGTTCAAGTATCGGTATCAGTAGGTTTCCGGAAGATGGATACGACTACGATACATTAATACGAAATGCTGATTCAGCTATGTATAGTGCGAAAGAAAATGGTAAAAACACATATTGCCTTTTCGATAAAGAAGTAAAAAACAATATTTGTGACCATAAAACGCTTGTACTTGGACTTCAGGAAGCCCTACAAAAGGATCAGTTCGTGCTTCATTATCAGCCGCAAATGAATTTAAAAACAGGGAAACTCATCGGGGTGGAAGCACTCATCCGTTGGCAACATCCCTCAGAAGGCATCATCTCTCCTTTGCATTTTATCCCGACTGCCGAAGAAACCGGGTTAATTGTACAAATTGGGAAATGGGTACTTGAAACCGCTTGCGCGCAGGCAAAAGAATGGCAAAACGACAGTTATTCACCAGTTAGAATGAATGTAAACGTTTCCTTTCTCCAGTTTATTCATCCCTCTTTTGTTGCACAAGTAAGCGAAACGCTGACAAAAACAGGGCTGAAACCGGAGTATCTAAATCTTGAAATCACCGAAAGTGCGACTATCGACGTAAACCATAGCCAGGTAATTCTCCAGCAACTCAGGGAAATGGGCATCAATATTAGCATCGACGATTTCGGAACGGGTTACTCTTCTTTAAGTTATTTGAATAAATTTCCAATTACTCACTTGAAAATAGACCAGGTATTTGTTCAAGAGTTGAATACAAGCACGAGTAACCGGGCAATCGTCAAAACAATCGTTGATTTGGCTAAGAGTTTAGATTTGAATATTATTGCCGAAGGGGTCGAAACGGTTGAACAGGAATTATTTTTACAGGAATTGCATTGCGATGAAGTCCAAGGCTACTTTTATTCGAAGCCACTTCCCAACGATAAGGTACAACTCCTTTTGAAAAAACTAAGTATTCCCTCGACATCTGGGGCAGGTTTTGATCGTGGAAATTTATACAATTAA
- a CDS encoding globin-coupled sensor protein has protein sequence MLFFTRKKTEQSLKNVQVSRIGIFLQDKERLKQLSMIKLELEDLQLVRRLKPYVEEQINQIVDGFYTAIIQVPTLTTIIEKNSSIEKLRKTLEKHIIELFDGRIDHGFIESRVQVAKMHVHIGLLPKWYIAAFQNLQSSLIRMIYSLKLSNDEEQKVILSVCKLLNFEQQIVLEEFDDFATSIHQKEQNKIQLRIKETIGKISNELELQSSGTSVSVSELIGNAKQVNEQLKSCIIDSNETKHISQVGIAQMRGLLKHTTEIDKRTNEMSQMVQRLAASSNEIQKVIQIVKTIANQTNLLALNSAIEAARAGKYGKGFAVVADEVRKLADQTKQSVEQIATLIDVSSNVTDQVIDSIVDIQSLVGEGLTENKKSMESFEQITEAIDTSIVDFQDVGDQLSSLAEVVVTIGTAAGQLMKSAKVLDDTVRSF, from the coding sequence ATGTTATTTTTTACTCGCAAAAAAACTGAACAATCATTAAAAAATGTTCAAGTTTCAAGGATAGGAATATTCCTCCAAGATAAGGAACGATTAAAACAATTGTCTATGATCAAGTTGGAATTAGAAGATTTGCAACTTGTACGCCGATTAAAACCGTACGTTGAAGAACAAATCAATCAAATTGTCGACGGGTTTTATACAGCTATCATTCAAGTGCCCACATTAACGACAATTATTGAAAAGAACAGTTCCATTGAGAAACTAAGGAAAACATTAGAAAAACATATCATTGAATTATTTGATGGAAGAATCGATCACGGGTTCATTGAAAGCAGGGTACAAGTTGCTAAAATGCATGTTCATATAGGGTTACTTCCCAAATGGTATATTGCTGCATTTCAAAACCTACAGTCCAGTCTAATCCGAATGATTTATTCCTTGAAATTATCGAATGATGAAGAACAAAAAGTCATTTTATCTGTCTGTAAATTACTAAACTTTGAACAGCAAATTGTTTTGGAGGAATTTGATGATTTTGCAACGTCAATTCATCAGAAAGAACAGAATAAAATCCAACTTCGTATAAAAGAAACGATTGGTAAGATATCCAACGAGTTAGAGCTGCAATCTTCTGGGACGTCCGTTTCCGTAAGTGAACTTATTGGGAATGCGAAACAAGTGAATGAACAGTTAAAATCCTGCATCATCGATTCGAATGAAACAAAACATATTTCTCAAGTAGGTATTGCCCAAATGCGGGGACTACTTAAACACACCACCGAAATAGATAAAAGAACAAACGAAATGTCACAGATGGTGCAACGGCTGGCTGCCTCGTCAAATGAAATACAAAAGGTTATTCAAATTGTAAAAACCATTGCCAATCAAACAAATTTGCTTGCACTAAATTCAGCAATTGAAGCCGCCCGTGCCGGGAAATATGGGAAAGGTTTTGCAGTCGTTGCCGATGAAGTACGAAAGCTGGCAGACCAAACGAAGCAATCTGTCGAACAAATTGCCACATTAATCGATGTATCCAGTAATGTTACCGATCAAGTCATAGACTCTATCGTAGACATTCAAAGCTTAGTAGGTGAGGGTCTGACGGAAAACAAGAAATCAATGGAATCATTTGAACAAATCACTGAAGCCATCGATACATCCATTGTGGATTTTCAAGATGTGGGGGACCAATTGTCTTCCTTAGCCGAAGTTGTCGTGACAATCGGGACTGCTGCCGGACAACTAATGAAATCTGCAAAAGTTCTTGATGACACGGTCAGGAGTTTTTAA
- a CDS encoding polysaccharide deacetylase family protein yields MKKKHIIQLILISIVLLSTPKILSEVFPVFSSTSDAGSTITIFSETNKDDLYKKILAYRDQHKTEPIDAKIDRVWKAIPGYNGLEVDIEASYKNMKANGEMDKNKIIFKETSPKIHLDDLEPSPIYRGNPEKPMVALLINVAWGNEYIPGILKILDDSKVKATFFFDGSWVKKNPDLATSISLRGHEIGNHAYSHPDLKQRSRNETTEELKKTNDVIEATLKTKPKWFAPPSGSFNQETILVANELGMKTILWTVDTVDWKKPATSEMVRRVITGVENGSMVLMHPTKPVAEGLESMISSIKEKGYQLGTVSDLMNEKRIDK; encoded by the coding sequence ATGAAAAAAAAACACATCATTCAGCTGATACTCATTTCTATTGTGTTACTATCAACACCAAAAATACTCTCCGAAGTATTCCCAGTTTTTTCTTCGACGTCTGACGCCGGAAGCACAATCACGATTTTCTCAGAAACTAATAAAGATGATCTTTACAAAAAAATCCTAGCGTACAGAGACCAACATAAAACTGAACCAATTGACGCGAAAATCGACAGAGTATGGAAAGCAATACCCGGGTACAATGGTTTGGAAGTAGATATTGAAGCCAGTTATAAAAATATGAAGGCGAACGGTGAAATGGACAAAAACAAAATCATATTTAAGGAAACTTCGCCAAAAATTCATTTGGACGATTTAGAGCCCTCACCAATTTATAGAGGGAATCCAGAAAAACCTATGGTGGCCCTGTTAATAAATGTCGCCTGGGGCAATGAGTACATCCCAGGAATCCTTAAAATCCTAGATGATTCCAAAGTCAAAGCAACATTCTTTTTTGACGGAAGTTGGGTCAAAAAGAATCCAGATTTGGCTACATCGATTAGCCTTAGGGGTCATGAAATCGGCAACCACGCTTACAGTCATCCCGATCTTAAACAACGCTCTAGGAATGAGACGACGGAAGAATTGAAAAAAACGAATGATGTCATTGAAGCAACTCTTAAGACAAAACCTAAGTGGTTTGCACCGCCAAGCGGGAGTTTTAATCAAGAAACAATTCTTGTCGCGAACGAACTCGGTATGAAAACCATTTTATGGACAGTCGATACGGTTGATTGGAAAAAACCTGCAACTTCGGAAATGGTCAGACGCGTTATAACAGGTGTAGAAAACGGTTCAATGGTTCTTATGCATCCAACAAAACCGGTCGCTGAAGGGCTAGAAAGCATGATATCTAGTATAAAAGAAAAAGGATACCAACTAGGTACCGTAAGTGACTTGATGAATGAAAAACGTATTGACAAATAA